Proteins encoded by one window of Deinococcus radiodurans R1 = ATCC 13939 = DSM 20539:
- a CDS encoding Dps family protein produces the protein MTKKSTKSEAASKTKKSGVPETGAQGVRAGGADHADAAHLGTVNNALVNHHYLEEKEFQTVAETLQRNLATTISLYLKFKKYHWDIRGRFFRDLHLAYDEFIAEIFPSIDEQAERLVALGGSPLAAPADLARYSTVQVPQETVRDARTQVADLVQDLSRVGKGYRDDSQACDEANDPVTADMYNGYAATIDKIRWMLQAIMDDERLD, from the coding sequence ATGACGAAGAAAAGCACCAAGAGCGAGGCAGCCAGCAAGACCAAAAAGAGCGGCGTGCCGGAAACAGGAGCGCAGGGTGTGCGCGCGGGCGGCGCCGACCACGCTGACGCCGCGCACCTCGGCACCGTGAACAACGCGCTCGTCAACCACCACTACCTGGAAGAAAAAGAGTTCCAGACCGTCGCCGAAACCCTGCAACGCAACCTGGCGACCACCATCAGCCTGTACCTGAAGTTCAAGAAGTACCACTGGGACATCCGGGGCCGCTTCTTCCGTGACCTGCACCTCGCCTACGACGAGTTCATCGCCGAGATTTTCCCCTCCATCGACGAGCAGGCCGAGCGCCTCGTCGCCCTGGGCGGCAGCCCCCTCGCCGCGCCCGCCGACCTCGCCCGCTACAGCACCGTGCAGGTGCCGCAGGAAACCGTGCGCGACGCCCGCACCCAGGTCGCCGACCTCGTGCAGGACCTCTCGCGCGTGGGCAAGGGCTACCGCGACGACTCGCAGGCCTGTGACGAAGCCAACGACCCTGTCACCGCCGACATGTACAACGGTTACGCAGCGACCATCGACAAGATTCGCTGGATGCTCCAGGCCATCATGGACGACGAGCGCCTCGACTGA
- a CDS encoding GNAT family N-acetyltransferase, with protein MNIRPFQEADAATVAHLVTQSVRGQWTYRPEQFRVSADPQRRRLVAERGGEVIASVHCSPFGAGAPDALRLDFAGEGASFSPLYLALLADLPTGFSRLLGVTREDWPEQMHFFLAAGFRNAWQSWGAQLDLTAWDAGRFQPLEERLFLQGLEAERYDVDGSDWDAFYALHRQGEADMPRNPVTTPDPLTSADLHDTLRREEAAFVLRLNGQIVALTRLTLGEHKGRPGEVESEFTVTAPAWRGRGLATVLKAHALTWAQEAVYRHAGTGGTVLNLSMLRVNARLGYVTEPMWVIWERRL; from the coding sequence GTGAACATCCGGCCTTTTCAGGAGGCTGACGCTGCCACCGTCGCTCACCTCGTCACCCAGAGCGTGCGCGGTCAGTGGACCTACCGGCCCGAGCAGTTTCGGGTGTCCGCCGACCCCCAGCGCCGCCGTCTGGTGGCCGAGCGTGGGGGAGAGGTCATCGCTTCCGTCCACTGCTCCCCCTTCGGTGCCGGTGCCCCCGACGCGCTGCGGCTAGACTTCGCGGGCGAGGGCGCATCCTTTTCTCCCCTTTACCTCGCACTGCTCGCCGACCTGCCCACCGGCTTCTCGCGGCTGCTCGGCGTGACCCGCGAGGACTGGCCCGAGCAGATGCACTTTTTTCTGGCGGCGGGCTTTCGCAACGCCTGGCAATCCTGGGGCGCCCAGCTGGACCTGACGGCCTGGGACGCCGGGCGCTTTCAACCTCTGGAGGAGCGCCTTTTCCTGCAAGGGCTGGAAGCCGAGCGCTATGACGTGGACGGCTCCGACTGGGACGCTTTCTACGCCCTTCACCGCCAGGGTGAGGCCGACATGCCGCGCAATCCCGTCACCACCCCCGACCCCCTGACGAGTGCCGACCTCCACGACACCCTCCGCCGCGAAGAAGCCGCCTTCGTCCTACGGCTGAACGGGCAAATCGTCGCCCTGACCCGCCTGACCCTCGGAGAACACAAGGGCCGCCCCGGCGAGGTGGAAAGCGAATTCACAGTGACGGCCCCGGCCTGGCGCGGACGCGGGCTAGCGACCGTTCTCAAGGCTCACGCCCTCACCTGGGCACAGGAAGCAGTCTACCGACATGCCGGAACCGGCGGCACCGTCCTCAATCTCTCAATGCTGCGCGTCAATGCCCGACTGGGCTACGTCACCGAGCCGATGTGGGTGATCTGGGAGCGGCGTCTTTAA
- a CDS encoding DUF418 domain-containing protein, whose amino-acid sequence MTLPLPPEVAFLPPEGPAPVRERALLPDVLRGIALLGILTVNMQDFAGYREWEQVGLDRTAQVLIDVFANGRFISIFAMLFGWGAYGLYRRHGPALFARRHLLLFALGTAHHIFLWHGDIIGLYAAIALGLPLVARLRVRGLLAVGGALGGWWLLKTLVAAWSSALTEQGHRLRFDGLPDLMFGLSYAQVMQTRLHNFSDEYLGGLIYNAPWIALLFCLGAAAARAEVLTRPERFGWLFRRLTVFALPLGLLLGAVLAFLNTRSDLTAGLLAIPVRMAGGLLSALGYVGVLGLLHNQGRLGHWRLFAASGRTALTNYLTQSLVMTTVFYPYTGAQWGRWGAADALGLALLVGLAQLPLSHWWLRWHARGPAEELLRRAVYGRLN is encoded by the coding sequence GTGACGCTGCCCCTCCCTCCTGAAGTCGCTTTTCTTCCGCCCGAAGGCCCGGCCCCGGTCCGCGAGCGGGCGCTGCTCCCTGACGTTCTGCGCGGTATCGCCCTGCTCGGCATCCTGACCGTGAACATGCAGGACTTCGCGGGCTACCGCGAGTGGGAACAGGTCGGCCTCGATCGCACCGCTCAGGTGCTTATCGACGTGTTTGCCAACGGGCGCTTTATCAGCATCTTCGCCATGCTCTTCGGCTGGGGCGCTTACGGTTTGTACCGGCGTCATGGCCCGGCGCTTTTCGCTCGGCGTCACCTGCTGCTGTTTGCCCTGGGCACGGCGCACCACATCTTTCTCTGGCACGGCGACATCATCGGTCTGTACGCCGCAATCGCGCTGGGGCTGCCGCTGGTGGCCCGGTTGCGCGTCCGGGGGCTGCTCGCCGTTGGGGGCGCACTGGGCGGCTGGTGGCTGCTCAAGACCCTTGTGGCGGCCTGGAGCTCAGCCTTGACAGAGCAAGGTCACCGCTTGCGCTTCGACGGTCTTCCCGACCTGATGTTTGGCCTTTCCTACGCGCAGGTCATGCAGACCCGGCTGCACAACTTCTCAGACGAGTATCTAGGTGGCCTTATCTACAACGCGCCCTGGATTGCGCTGCTGTTCTGCCTGGGAGCGGCGGCGGCCCGCGCCGAAGTGCTGACACGCCCCGAGCGCTTCGGCTGGCTGTTTCGCCGGCTGACCGTGTTCGCGCTTCCGCTGGGGCTGCTGCTCGGCGCTGTGCTGGCGTTCCTCAACACCCGTTCCGACCTCACAGCGGGGCTGCTGGCGATTCCGGTTCGCATGGCCGGGGGCCTGCTCAGCGCCTTGGGGTATGTGGGTGTGCTGGGCCTGCTCCACAACCAGGGCCGCCTGGGGCACTGGCGCCTTTTCGCCGCTTCGGGCCGCACTGCCCTCACCAATTACCTCACGCAAAGTCTAGTGATGACCACCGTCTTCTACCCCTACACCGGCGCGCAGTGGGGCCGCTGGGGCGCGGCTGATGCGCTGGGGCTGGCCCTCTTGGTGGGGCTGGCGCAGCTTCCCCTAAGCCACTGGTGGCTGCGTTGGCACGCCCGTGGCCCTGCTGAAGAACTGCTACGTCGCGCTGTTTATGGCCGTCTGAACTGA
- the ftsY gene encoding signal recognition particle-docking protein FtsY yields MSWFDRLRQGLSKTRQQISGTAGPLDQEVQTAFTRIDNIEDLEYALIAADVGRAATEEIIEDIRKNGEGRLQDALMRALTLQLEPNARRAQFRELGFSPDVSRSKVDPKGHVVMVIGVNGVGKTTTIAKLGQYYMERGQSVMFAAGDTFRAAAGTQLGVWGERLGVPVIQGVDGGDPAAVAFDAAGARKARGTDLLFVDTAGRLHNKHNLMEELKKVRRVIDKADPGEPAEVWLVLDAVTGQNGLQQAKKFHEATPLTGVVVTKLDGTAKGGILVPIVRELGVPIKFIGVGEQPGDLQPFDSQEFVRALFDVELPKA; encoded by the coding sequence ATGAGCTGGTTTGACCGCCTCCGCCAGGGCCTGAGCAAAACCCGGCAACAGATCAGCGGCACGGCGGGGCCGCTCGATCAGGAGGTCCAGACAGCCTTTACCCGCATCGACAACATCGAGGACCTCGAGTACGCCCTGATTGCCGCCGACGTGGGCCGGGCGGCCACCGAAGAAATCATCGAGGACATCCGCAAAAATGGCGAGGGCCGGCTGCAAGACGCGCTGATGCGCGCGCTCACGCTGCAACTTGAACCCAACGCCCGGCGCGCGCAGTTCCGGGAACTCGGCTTTTCGCCGGATGTCAGCCGCTCCAAGGTGGACCCCAAGGGCCACGTCGTCATGGTCATCGGCGTGAACGGCGTGGGCAAGACCACCACCATCGCTAAGCTCGGCCAGTACTACATGGAGCGCGGCCAGAGCGTCATGTTTGCGGCGGGCGACACCTTCCGCGCGGCGGCGGGCACGCAGCTCGGCGTGTGGGGCGAGCGCCTCGGCGTGCCGGTCATTCAGGGTGTGGACGGCGGCGACCCGGCGGCGGTGGCCTTCGACGCGGCGGGTGCCCGCAAAGCACGCGGCACCGACCTGCTGTTCGTGGACACGGCGGGGCGACTGCACAATAAGCACAACCTGATGGAAGAGTTGAAAAAGGTCCGCCGCGTCATCGACAAGGCCGACCCCGGCGAGCCCGCCGAGGTGTGGCTGGTGCTCGACGCTGTGACCGGCCAGAACGGGCTGCAACAGGCCAAGAAGTTCCACGAGGCCACTCCGCTGACCGGCGTGGTCGTCACCAAGCTCGACGGCACCGCCAAGGGCGGCATCCTCGTGCCCATCGTCCGCGAACTCGGCGTGCCCATCAAATTCATCGGCGTGGGCGAGCAGCCCGGCGACCTGCAACCGTTCGACAGCCAGGAGTTCGTGCGGGCACTGTTTGACGTGGAGCTGCCCAAAGCCTGA
- a CDS encoding helix-turn-helix transcriptional regulator, with the protein MVAKRKEEAAIYNRLAALRAELASAVGINPQSVGFIERGDYGPSLELALKMAQVFRLPVEAIFSLEPLPALSLQVYGQGERI; encoded by the coding sequence ATGGTCGCCAAACGAAAAGAGGAGGCTGCGATTTACAACCGGCTGGCCGCGCTGCGGGCCGAGCTGGCGTCGGCGGTGGGGATCAACCCGCAATCGGTGGGCTTTATCGAGCGCGGCGACTATGGCCCCAGCCTGGAACTCGCACTCAAGATGGCGCAGGTGTTCAGGCTCCCCGTGGAGGCCATTTTCTCGCTGGAGCCCCTGCCGGCCCTGAGCCTTCAGGTCTACGGACAAGGAGAACGGATATGA
- a CDS encoding DUF4385 domain-containing protein, with the protein MPEDQQAGSRQRISKGPVKKSERDFDYDVDYRERDLRKEPELYRVGRGEQGVLLVQPYKAEILPHWRFATPDAARESSEKIYAMFLDYLAADDFVGADMARKFLQMGFTRSRRYANHKGGKKYDGPVPDDKKGQSGAHGRAELPRQPEDPVKAESARIFKAKWDEAEAHEEYAAMKKEWKAKYG; encoded by the coding sequence ATGCCAGAAGACCAGCAAGCAGGAAGCCGGCAACGCATCTCCAAAGGCCCAGTCAAAAAGTCCGAGCGCGACTTCGACTACGACGTGGACTACCGCGAGCGCGACCTCCGCAAAGAGCCGGAGCTGTACCGGGTGGGCCGGGGCGAACAGGGCGTGCTGCTGGTGCAGCCATACAAGGCCGAAATTTTGCCGCACTGGCGCTTTGCCACGCCCGACGCGGCCCGCGAGAGCAGCGAGAAAATCTACGCGATGTTTCTGGACTATCTGGCGGCGGACGACTTTGTGGGGGCCGACATGGCGCGCAAATTCTTGCAGATGGGCTTTACCCGCTCGCGCCGTTACGCCAACCACAAAGGTGGCAAAAAGTACGACGGCCCGGTGCCCGACGATAAAAAAGGCCAGTCGGGAGCGCATGGCCGTGCCGAGTTGCCCCGCCAGCCCGAGGACCCGGTGAAGGCTGAGTCCGCCCGCATTTTCAAGGCCAAGTGGGACGAGGCCGAGGCGCACGAGGAGTACGCGGCCATGAAGAAGGAGTGGAAGGCGAAGTACGGCTGA
- the tkt gene encoding transketolase: protein MTDQSVSQNVARLSVNTIRTLAIDAVQAANSGHPGAPLGMAPMGYVLWHKFLRHNPAHPEWPGRDRFVLSAGHASMLIYSLLHLTGYQEMTLDDLRHFRQWGYHTPGHPEFFHTKGLDATTGPLGQGAAMTVGMAMAEAHLAARYNREGFPIFDNRTYAIMGDGDLQEGINHEAAALAGHLKLGKLIWLHDDNHIQLDTPTNKAESEDTAARFRAYGWNVLKVEDGDNLDEIEKAIAEARSQSERPTLIQVRTIIGFGSPRAGTSKAHGEPLGEEGVAETKKALGWEYPAFTVPDEVAAHMNARAKGAQLEADWEKLMADYRTAHPDLGKEVDALLARELPANLADLLPKYEVGGKAAATRNASGEVINALAKVLPGLMGGSADLSGSTKTTIKDGGEMEAGTMGGRNVLFGVREFGMSAAGNGLSLYGGLHPMVGTFLVFADYLKPAFRLSALQMQPVTYVLTHDSIGLGEDGPTHQPVDQLAMLRAVPGAHVIRPADANETAAAWLMALEYDKGPTALALSRQDLPILPANIEGVKKGAYVLRDVDGADGQGAQVILIASGSEVALALSSAERLAEEGVQARVVSMPCMEVFRQQEQSYRDSVLTPGVKRVAIEAASPQPWYEWTLGGPVIGMTTFGASAPAKVLFEKFGFSVENVVKVVHSVL from the coding sequence ATGACAGACCAGAGCGTTTCCCAAAACGTGGCGCGGCTGAGTGTGAACACCATTCGCACGCTCGCCATTGACGCGGTGCAGGCCGCCAACTCGGGCCACCCCGGTGCGCCGCTGGGCATGGCCCCGATGGGCTACGTGCTGTGGCACAAGTTCCTGCGCCACAACCCCGCGCACCCTGAGTGGCCGGGCCGCGACCGCTTCGTGCTGTCGGCGGGGCACGCCTCCATGCTGATCTACAGCCTGCTGCACCTGACCGGCTACCAGGAAATGACGCTCGACGACCTGCGCCACTTCCGGCAGTGGGGCTACCACACCCCCGGCCACCCCGAGTTTTTCCACACCAAGGGTCTGGACGCGACCACCGGCCCGCTTGGGCAGGGCGCGGCGATGACGGTGGGCATGGCGATGGCCGAAGCACACCTCGCCGCCCGCTACAACCGCGAAGGCTTTCCGATTTTCGACAACCGCACCTACGCCATCATGGGCGACGGCGATCTGCAAGAAGGCATCAACCACGAAGCCGCCGCGCTCGCCGGGCACCTGAAACTCGGCAAGCTGATCTGGCTGCACGACGACAACCACATCCAGCTCGACACGCCCACGAACAAGGCCGAGTCCGAGGACACCGCCGCCCGCTTCCGCGCCTATGGCTGGAACGTGCTGAAGGTGGAAGACGGCGACAATCTGGACGAAATTGAAAAGGCGATTGCCGAGGCCCGCAGCCAAAGCGAGCGGCCCACGCTGATTCAGGTGCGCACCATCATCGGCTTCGGCAGCCCGCGCGCCGGCACGAGCAAGGCGCACGGCGAGCCGCTCGGCGAAGAGGGCGTGGCCGAGACGAAGAAAGCGTTGGGCTGGGAGTACCCCGCTTTTACCGTGCCCGACGAAGTGGCTGCGCACATGAACGCTCGCGCTAAGGGTGCTCAACTCGAAGCCGACTGGGAAAAACTGATGGCCGACTACCGCACCGCGCACCCCGACCTCGGCAAGGAAGTGGACGCGCTGCTCGCCCGTGAACTGCCCGCCAACCTCGCCGACCTGCTGCCCAAGTACGAAGTCGGCGGCAAGGCGGCGGCCACCCGCAACGCGAGCGGCGAAGTCATCAACGCGCTGGCGAAGGTGCTTCCCGGTTTGATGGGCGGCAGCGCGGACCTCTCGGGCTCGACCAAGACCACCATCAAGGACGGCGGCGAGATGGAAGCGGGCACCATGGGCGGGCGCAACGTGCTGTTCGGCGTGCGCGAGTTCGGCATGAGCGCCGCGGGCAATGGCCTGAGCCTCTACGGCGGCCTGCACCCGATGGTAGGCACCTTCCTGGTATTCGCCGACTACCTCAAGCCGGCTTTCCGCCTCTCGGCGCTGCAAATGCAGCCGGTGACTTACGTGCTGACCCACGACTCCATCGGTCTGGGCGAAGACGGGCCGACCCACCAGCCGGTGGACCAGCTCGCCATGCTGCGAGCGGTGCCGGGCGCCCACGTCATTCGCCCCGCCGACGCCAACGAAACCGCCGCCGCGTGGCTGATGGCGCTGGAATACGACAAGGGCCCCACCGCGCTCGCCCTCTCGCGCCAGGATCTGCCGATTCTGCCCGCCAACATCGAAGGCGTGAAGAAGGGCGCGTATGTCCTCCGAGATGTGGACGGTGCCGATGGTCAGGGGGCTCAAGTCATCCTGATCGCCAGCGGCTCGGAAGTCGCCCTGGCCCTGAGCAGCGCCGAGCGGCTGGCCGAAGAGGGCGTGCAGGCCCGCGTGGTGTCCATGCCGTGCATGGAGGTCTTTCGCCAGCAGGAGCAGAGCTACCGCGACAGCGTGCTGACCCCCGGCGTGAAGCGCGTCGCCATCGAGGCCGCCAGCCCGCAGCCCTGGTACGAGTGGACGCTCGGCGGCCCAGTCATCGGCATGACGACCTTCGGTGCGTCGGCCCCGGCCAAGGTGCTGTTTGAGAAGTTCGGCTTCAGCGTGGAAAACGTGGTGAAGGTGGTCCACTCCGTGCTGTAA
- a CDS encoding erythromycin esterase family protein, with product MNKLMNKIVALSLALLTPALAGGAGNPDEAAIRRSYQELMRATVAGDSATILRFYAPKFSGYGPRYEPITREMLTARAPGLTFKSAQVTALKLVRQGQTYNVTAQVRSEGEYDLGGQKMPVVQTGETLDTWQKLGGRWQIVDSRALNAQVDLGGNRQVLADPAPLSPASRAALVAALRPLLRPVNPSGTGVADLAFLTPLAQARLIGVGEGSHGTHEHFVLKARIFKALVQEHGFTTLAFEANPARAQAVQAYISGESADLTAAVNGLGFSVWRTAEIRDLLVWMRGYNAARGSKPALNFVAVDMQDPGGSAALLGTLVPGLSAAAAPFAKLEPYQIDELVKDPAQQKAFTEQAATLLKQANALNANTPHRAQAQALARTVQQAVLAATGQGTRDDFMAENLLAVLKADPQGKVMLWAHNSHVSKAPDALAQTGMGTRLAEALGRDYRTIGQTFTGGSIRATLVGQEEKGMQSVAVAPSHPDSPEALATAPAALVMADALKVPAVREYFATPRPIRGIGQSSTPGAMGYTFEVLPKSYDVLIFTGKSTPAQAAK from the coding sequence ATGAACAAACTCATGAACAAAATTGTTGCTCTGTCCCTCGCCCTGCTGACGCCCGCCCTCGCCGGAGGCGCAGGAAACCCCGACGAGGCCGCCATTCGCCGCAGTTATCAGGAGCTGATGCGCGCGACGGTAGCGGGCGACTCGGCCACCATCCTGCGCTTCTACGCGCCGAAGTTCAGCGGCTACGGCCCACGCTACGAGCCGATCACCCGCGAGATGTTGACCGCGAGGGCGCCGGGCCTGACCTTCAAATCCGCGCAGGTCACGGCGCTCAAGCTGGTGCGCCAGGGTCAGACCTACAACGTGACCGCGCAGGTCCGGAGTGAAGGCGAATACGACCTGGGCGGCCAGAAAATGCCTGTGGTTCAGACCGGCGAGACGCTGGATACCTGGCAAAAGTTGGGTGGACGCTGGCAAATCGTGGACAGCCGCGCTCTGAATGCTCAGGTGGACCTAGGCGGCAACCGACAGGTCCTGGCCGACCCCGCTCCCCTGAGCCCGGCCTCACGCGCTGCGCTGGTAGCGGCGCTCCGGCCTTTGCTCAGGCCCGTCAACCCGTCCGGCACCGGAGTGGCCGACCTCGCCTTTCTGACGCCGCTGGCTCAGGCCCGCTTGATTGGCGTCGGCGAGGGGAGCCACGGCACTCACGAACATTTCGTGCTCAAGGCGCGGATTTTTAAGGCGCTGGTGCAGGAGCACGGCTTCACGACCCTCGCTTTCGAGGCCAATCCGGCGCGCGCGCAGGCGGTGCAGGCCTACATTTCAGGTGAGTCGGCGGACCTCACGGCGGCGGTCAACGGTCTGGGCTTCAGCGTGTGGCGCACTGCCGAAATCCGCGACCTGCTGGTGTGGATGCGCGGGTACAACGCGGCGCGGGGGAGCAAACCGGCCCTGAACTTCGTGGCGGTGGACATGCAGGACCCGGGGGGCAGCGCTGCGCTCCTGGGCACCCTGGTGCCTGGGCTGTCAGCGGCGGCGGCCCCCTTTGCCAAACTTGAGCCGTATCAGATTGACGAACTGGTGAAAGACCCGGCCCAACAAAAGGCGTTCACCGAGCAGGCCGCCACGCTGCTGAAGCAGGCCAACGCCCTGAACGCGAACACGCCCCACCGCGCCCAGGCCCAGGCGCTCGCCCGGACCGTGCAGCAGGCGGTGCTGGCCGCCACCGGGCAGGGAACGCGCGACGACTTTATGGCCGAGAACCTGCTGGCTGTCCTGAAGGCTGACCCGCAGGGCAAAGTGATGCTCTGGGCGCACAACAGCCACGTCAGCAAAGCGCCCGACGCTCTGGCGCAGACCGGCATGGGCACGCGGCTGGCGGAGGCACTTGGACGCGATTACCGCACCATCGGCCAGACCTTTACCGGCGGCAGCATCCGGGCGACGCTGGTGGGCCAGGAAGAGAAGGGTATGCAGAGCGTCGCCGTGGCCCCCTCGCACCCCGACAGCCCCGAAGCTCTGGCGACGGCGCCCGCCGCCCTGGTCATGGCCGATGCGCTGAAAGTTCCCGCCGTGCGCGAGTACTTCGCCACGCCACGTCCCATTCGCGGCATCGGTCAGAGCAGCACGCCCGGCGCGATGGGCTACACCTTCGAGGTTCTGCCCAAGAGTTACGACGTGCTGATTTTCACCGGGAAAAGTACGCCTGCTCAGGCGGCGAAGTAA
- a CDS encoding aldo/keto reductase: MTTLPTRQLRDLTVSALGLGCMGMSEFYGDADEAESLRTLDRALDLGVTFFDTADIYGPYHNEELLGRWLRGKRDRVVLATKFGIVRDPADPSRRGFSGRPEYVRQSIEGSLNRLGTDHVDLYYLHRVDPDTPIEDTVGAMADLVQEGKVRALGLSECSADTLRRAHAVHPISAVQSEYSLWTRDPEENGVLAACRELGVGFVPYSPLGRGFLAGQLKSPDDLAPDDFRRHNPRFQDENFQKNLDLVREIERLAAEKGCTPSQLALAWVLAQGENLVPIPGTKRVKYLEENVGALDVRLTPDELRQIDATFPVAAGDRYPDMRHVNR; the protein is encoded by the coding sequence ATGACCACCCTTCCCACCCGCCAACTCCGCGACCTCACCGTCTCTGCCCTGGGCCTGGGCTGCATGGGCATGAGCGAGTTTTACGGCGACGCCGACGAAGCCGAGAGCCTGCGCACGCTTGACCGTGCCCTGGATTTGGGCGTCACCTTCTTCGACACTGCCGACATCTACGGCCCCTACCACAACGAGGAACTGCTGGGGCGCTGGCTCAGGGGCAAACGCGACCGGGTGGTGCTGGCAACCAAATTCGGCATCGTTCGTGACCCGGCGGACCCGTCCAGGCGTGGTTTCTCGGGCCGCCCCGAGTACGTGCGCCAGAGCATCGAGGGCAGCCTGAACCGTCTGGGCACCGACCATGTGGACCTCTACTACCTGCACCGCGTGGACCCCGACACGCCCATCGAGGACACCGTGGGCGCGATGGCTGACCTCGTGCAGGAAGGCAAGGTGCGGGCGCTGGGCCTGTCCGAGTGCAGTGCCGATACCCTGCGCCGCGCCCACGCCGTTCACCCGATTTCGGCGGTTCAGAGCGAATACAGCCTGTGGACCCGCGACCCGGAGGAAAATGGCGTCCTCGCCGCCTGCCGCGAACTGGGCGTGGGCTTCGTGCCCTACAGCCCGCTGGGGCGCGGGTTTCTGGCCGGACAACTCAAGTCGCCCGATGACCTCGCCCCCGACGACTTCCGCCGCCACAACCCCCGCTTTCAGGACGAAAACTTCCAGAAGAACCTCGACCTGGTGCGCGAAATCGAGCGCCTCGCTGCCGAAAAGGGCTGCACGCCCTCGCAACTGGCCCTCGCCTGGGTGCTCGCGCAGGGCGAGAACCTCGTGCCCATTCCCGGCACCAAGCGTGTGAAGTACCTGGAGGAAAACGTGGGGGCGCTGGACGTTCGCCTGACCCCTGACGAACTGCGGCAGATAGACGCGACGTTCCCGGTGGCGGCGGGCGACCGTTACCCTGACATGCGGCACGTCAACCGCTGA
- a CDS encoding GNAT family N-acetyltransferase has translation MSAPSSPQVRSAQPADAFLAALLLNSTQEPHFQATARKLAERFAAPEHGYVVSETAGQVSGLGSLWLPDFHPSHAWVGLHLHPDHHADAAALLEFLAAQARAAGRSHLWASVREDYLPAWPDLPALGFREVHRTFGGGFHLRDWQVNTGALEAALTARHYRLTPAAPFQHDARLTELYALTRQDQVTAPPTIDPAAEALTDEDALWNAAWLAWHGETLVGLALPERSRLHAWNAVLVVHPEHRRQGLATALLAQVARSLQAGGLSFLNVAGSKRDAAYLGVLRRLGANIEPDWVAWEREA, from the coding sequence ATGTCTGCTCCTTCCTCTCCCCAGGTGCGCTCGGCCCAGCCCGCCGACGCCTTTCTGGCCGCTCTGCTGCTCAATTCCACCCAGGAACCGCACTTTCAGGCGACGGCGCGCAAGCTCGCGGAACGTTTCGCCGCCCCCGAACATGGTTATGTCGTGAGTGAAACGGCGGGGCAGGTCAGCGGCCTCGGCTCGCTCTGGCTGCCGGATTTTCACCCCAGCCACGCCTGGGTAGGTCTGCACCTTCACCCCGACCACCACGCCGACGCGGCGGCCTTGCTCGAGTTTCTTGCCGCTCAGGCCCGCGCTGCCGGGCGTTCCCACCTCTGGGCCAGCGTGCGCGAGGACTATCTACCTGCTTGGCCCGACCTCCCCGCGCTCGGCTTCCGCGAGGTTCACCGCACTTTCGGTGGTGGGTTCCATTTGCGCGACTGGCAGGTGAACACTGGGGCGCTGGAAGCCGCGCTCACTGCCCGGCACTACCGCCTGACCCCCGCTGCCCCCTTCCAGCACGACGCCCGCCTGACCGAGCTCTACGCCCTGACCCGCCAGGACCAGGTAACGGCGCCGCCCACCATTGATCCCGCTGCCGAAGCTCTGACCGATGAAGACGCTCTCTGGAACGCCGCTTGGCTCGCCTGGCACGGCGAAACATTGGTCGGCCTCGCCCTCCCCGAACGTTCGCGTCTCCACGCCTGGAACGCCGTCCTCGTCGTTCACCCGGAGCACCGCCGCCAGGGTCTTGCCACCGCCCTGCTCGCTCAGGTGGCCCGCAGTCTGCAAGCCGGGGGCCTGTCCTTCCTCAACGTGGCGGGCAGCAAGCGCGACGCCGCTTACCTCGGCGTGCTCCGTCGTCTGGGCGCCAACATTGAACCCGACTGGGTGGCCTGGGAGCGCGAGGCGTGA